In a genomic window of Streptomyces katrae:
- a CDS encoding HIT family protein produces the protein MGNDWRQDRIGSAHRGQNPTVLRRLEAGFAAIGDRQFLPGYSVLLTDDPAVTRLSDLTPARRTAYLADLDRFAEAVERACARLDPAFRRVNIEILGNTDPYLHAHIWPRYDWEPADLVRMPVWLYRDEEYWRGDRHALAPRHDAVRTAITEELDRLTG, from the coding sequence ATCGGCAACGACTGGCGGCAGGACCGCATCGGCAGCGCCCACCGGGGGCAGAACCCCACCGTCCTGCGCCGCCTGGAGGCAGGATTCGCGGCGATCGGGGACCGGCAGTTCCTCCCCGGCTACTCCGTCCTGCTCACCGACGACCCCGCTGTGACCCGCCTCTCCGACCTCACGCCGGCCCGCCGCACCGCCTACCTCGCCGACCTGGACCGGTTCGCCGAGGCCGTCGAGCGCGCCTGCGCCCGCCTCGACCCGGCCTTCCGCCGCGTCAACATCGAGATCCTGGGCAACACCGACCCGTACCTGCACGCCCACATCTGGCCGCGTTACGACTGGGAGCCCGCCGACCTCGTCCGGATGCCGGTCTGGCTCTACCGGGACGAGGAGTACTGGCGCGGCGACCGCCACGCCCTGGCACCCCGCCACGACGCGGTACGCACCGCCATCACGGAGGAACTGGACCGGCTCACCGGATGA